ttctcggtattctttttttttttttttgttttgtttttggcacaGAGGTCAGCTGATGACATATAACATGCGAGACAACTACGAGTCGAGCGAAGATAAAAAACCATAATCAAGTTCATTTTTTCATCATTTATCTTCTACTTGCATATCAATTGATATGGCTTATTTGCAAAGCATAAGGTTGCCTTTAAATTTGAAGATGTGCgaaaatttgtgtatttctaAAAACGTTGCAAGTAAGCATGTCTGCAGAACTTTTTGAGCTGCAAGTTTGAATTGAAGTCTACTTCTAGGCGACAGGTTTAATTAGTGCATTCTTTAGATGGACAAAAATTGTACTTCTAGGGGCCAAATTTAATAAGTAGCTGCTGCACTAAATGAAGGGTGTTTCTAGGAGAAGAACTGCATGACTTCTGTAAAGActtctatttttaattaaagttaagaattttaataatcGAATAGTGCTCCGaaattacaacattttaaagtaaaatataattagagCGCGACATGTggttctgtttttctttttgtaatattGTGTCGCTGCGCATTATGAAAGCGGCTGAAAGTAGAAAAGTACATGCATGGCTGGCACATAGTGGGTACTGGGCTTAAATCAAAAAACCCCATAATTCGCCACAGGATGTCTGTTCCACTTGAAGCAAAACTTTGCTACTGTTTTTGTGGGTGGGCCGATAAGGGCgacaagtggcaagtggcaaagcagcaactagagagagagatatagaaGGGGGAGTGGGGGGAGGGGAAGAACATATCGCGCTGCGCTCACTTGACGCATTTGGAGTCCCCACTTGACTGTGCGACTGCGACTTGACTAACGGCAGGGAGTTTGCTTATCCTTATGCCATGCCtttgtctgcgtgtgtgtgtttgtgtgagtgtgttatGCTTACAcgattcgcacacacacacgcacacacatgtacactCGCATTTTCGCATGACTCCACTCCGTGTGCTTGTGCCGACAGATGGACGTTatgcctgctgttgttgccgttgctgctgtcgcacGCTTAAGTAGTATTACCTCCCTTCctcactcacgcacacacaatcACCCACAGACACCCACACGCTCATACTCACATATACGGCAAGCAAACAGCCACCCAACCAAGTTGCGGCGCCGGCAACAGACAGACGACATCGTcgtcgacgacaacgacgacgacttgCTGCGTACGCCGGATGGCAATGGGAGGCGAAAGGCAAAAGGACACGAGGGCGAGGACACGTAAACAGCGTTGAATTACAGCCTGACAAACGGGGCGTTGAAGTCTCGAACTTAAAAGTTATGTCTGTGTGGGAGGGCACTCTACATGCGACTGCTTCTCCCAAACGACTCTGACGTCTGGCAGAGCAGAGCGGAGCGAGGGGAGCCAATGGCAATGTCTGAACCCTGCTGCCTCTGCATCATTTATAAGCCAGGCTAGGCCACAGATTGTCTCGACACCGTTCGGCCCAGTCCCGCACCCACATCCACACCTCCTTCCACATTGAAGCCTTTACCCATTCCACTGGGCAGAGAGCGCGCACGCAACGAAGCTGATGATGAGTGCACGCCAACCAAAAACTTGATGACTGCGCGGGGAGGTGGAAGGAAAGGAGACGGCTTAAGGTGTCACGTGCGCCGGCTCCTTGTTGCTGTCGCCGacgccgtcgtcgttgttgttggcttttccgttgccgctgctgttgctgtttgtgcaCATAATTCATGTGCCGAAGTTGAAATGAAGagcaatttattgaataatacTTTCACATGAGGTCAATAGCAGGATAGAAGAAACCTCTCTGTGCTCAGCCCGCAACAAACTTCTGACCGCATATCGAAATTCAATTGCGCCTATGATATACGAAATTTCAGCAGATATTCGGCTAGGTGACGAATTAGTCTTTTCAgattcgattttatttattgaagttTTACAACTAATCTTGGGGATCATATGTTTATACACAGAAGTAGTAGTTCAATATGGCAATTTCTTAATGAATTAGGCATtagttttctttaatattgTAATTCATGTTTTGAGTTCAACTTTAAATCTAAGGGGAGAGAGCATAAGTCGACTCCAATAATACTgagattttcaatttacagGCTTAAAAAATCAAAGGTTTTTCCTGaaaagttatattttgaacaaaGAATATTAGGCTGACATGCGCATATCTTTTTGGATGATGCATTAGTTAACTCAATCTAACATATGTACACAAAACATGTTgtatattcataattatttcgCGATATGAGATATAAATTATACTAAGCttcaaaaatcgaaaaatatcCGAACccgatattaaaatatatcaagcAGATCTTAATCTTATTACAATTGCAGGTCCTTAGAAAACTTGCTTTGCATTGGCTTCCATTTCagtttataatattcaacTTCAATATTACTAACTTACTTAttcatctgttttttttttattttttcttagcTGCAGTTGACGCCGCACAAATGTCGCGATTAAGACATCCTTCGCAATTGGGTCGAAGCGGAGTGCAAATGGTCTGTCCAAAGCCTACAAATAGATGATTAACCTCGGCCCAAAGCTCCTGTGGTAGCCAACTTTCCAGCTGCACACGCGTCTGCTCTGGCTCCTTGGTGGGTTTCTTAAGCCAGGCGAGGCGGTTACAAATGCGATGCACATGCGTGTCTACGCCAATTCCAGTGATCTGATTCCAGGCAGTTGCCATGCAAATGTGTGCCATTTTCGGACCAACTCCTGGCAGCTTGAGGAGCTCCTTAATATTGTCCGGTATGTCCTCGTTGtatttatcaattaatatttgcgCCGTTTGCTTCACGTACTTCGCTTTGTTCTGTAGGAAGGAATCAATTCGAAAGTGACAATTGTAAGAAATTAGATTAGAATACTAACCTTGTAGAAGGACACGGGGTGCAGCAATTTCTCCAACTCAGCGACAGGCATTTGCTGTATATTGGCAGGTGTTAGAGATCGAGCTTTTAAGCGATTCATAGCCTCGTAGGTTGTTTCATCTTTGGTCTGACTGGATAACATCAGAGCCACCAATTTGTGGAAACGTTGCGTCTAAAGAGACAGTTACTAAATTAATTGGTCTATGGATGTTGTCAAAGTATTTACCTTTTCATCAGCATTTTTGTCGGCACATTGGTGGCATCCCTGAGTATCAACTGGAGCTGGTCTCTCGGAGCGCATCAGACGCACATTCTCCAGCTGTTGGCACCAGTTGGCATTGGGGCTGTCGACCTCAGTCTTAATACCGTTAGCTGGCTCACATTTTGGGACCTTTTTGGGACTTTCCAGTtcagttttaattgaacttaCTTCAATCTTATCTACGTGCTCTAATTTTGGCACTATTTCGAAGCTTTCTTTCTCTGCTTTAATCGAATTCACATCAATTTTGTTATCACATTCATATTTTGGCACTACTGCGCACTCTACAATTGTCGCTGAGccgatttttgtttttgtggcttttgaatttattggCGCTTCTTCTTTCCCAATTTGACGAGCTTTTTTGGCGGGCAAATCAGTTTTGAGTACTGCAGTGTTTGACTGACGTTGCTTGCGTGTTTGTCTGGGGGAAAAGTAAAGTGCAGCTGATCCGCCGGGTAAATCCTCGATGTCCTTAACATTAAAATGCTGTTTAACTCAAACAAATGACATCTAATAACATTTCGTACCTGTAACTTGATTTCCTGATTGACAATTAGTTTCGGCTTTACAACTTTCTGAAACTTAGCCAATTTACTTGACAAAGATGGCAtactttgtttgttttgtgaaGACATTGTTCTAATATAgactttatataattttagcataaaatttgttattaattttaacgCGTAATTCGCTATAAACAACTTTGTTTTGACACCGGCTCGCAGTGTGACCTTATCTaaaaaacagctgttttcAGTTTGTGCTTTCGTTAAGTGAGGAGCAGGTGTGTTGAAAgaatataaacaatatacagtattttttattattcgttAAATAATCGGTCGCCCTCCGATAAATGGctaaatttaaagctttttaaCAATAGCAgtttaaatttctttagtttagttaataattatctttattttattaaatgtttgtatttgacTGCAAAACACATCCATTCTAAACGTCTAAAAATCGATGTTTATTCAAATGTCAAAATcatcgatgcatcgatagCGCGTTCGATGTTTCTCCACctctagtatttttgcaaaatGTAAACTTTCCGGACGTTGCAAACTGCTGTCACACTGTCCTCattcatacaaaaaaaattaaagtaaaaagtaaatttgacCAAAGTAAAATTTTGgcatatacaaattaaattaaagatgCATTGCTCGACGAAACAAAAACAGGAAAACGGGGTGtgttgaataataaattaaatgctgcATCAACAAACGTAGTACACAGCAGCAGTCAATGGCAATATCAATTTGTGTATGATTTCGATTCGTGTGTATAATATAACAACAAGACAAATGcgaaaattttataatttttatcagTAAAAAGTTCAATGAGTAAACACAAAACGAGAGAAGGCATTGCTGATAATTTAGGCTGTAGATATTGTTAAATGAACAAAGCTGACCAAACTGGGATTAGCATTGAAAATCGCATACCAGATATTTACACACAAgcaagtacacacacacacactattgCACACGCCcgcacacgcacgcacgcacacacacaagcactcGTTACATTTGACGGAAGcataaaaaaattgcattggTAAGTTGGGCCCCTCGCTCGTAtcatcaaaacaaataaacaaattgtaaaaatgtaCCTAAGCTAATAATTAGTTGCTGTTGCGATTGTTTCGGTGCAAAGTGGGTGTATTTTTCTCCTATTTTAAATGCTACATTCTTTGCAACCAAGTATATATATGGgtgatatatacatatatatgtaggGAATACATATGTATCCATATGTCTTATCTCATGCGTCATTTTCTTCATACTCGTTGCGGTTCCTGCCACAGCTGCACACAGTATCTTTTGTGCCTCAGTTTCTCGCCtgataaaaaaagaaaaagaaaaaacccaAATGCACAGACTTCAAAATATGTGTTAATTGTCAGCTCTCTGCATTTTCCCTCGAAATCTTGGTTGAATCATAAACTCCTGTGATTCATACATTTCTAATCGCCCAACTTGGTGGTATTCCCAAATTTGAAGTGTCCCCGCCCAAAGTTGGCACCTGCTTTGACTAAAGAATTACATAAACCGATTTGATGTTGATCACCTAGAGATAGCTATCGCAAATTGTTGtgatatatatgtactatataatatattgagaTACACATCGAATGGTATGTGTACCAATTAATTGATAGCACGAATTGCAAGTTGCTTTAGATTTGTTAGTTGTTTCTCTATAGAAATTAAACTTGAAATAGTTCTTAAGTTTGGTAATGATAATTAATAGTGTGACTgataaaatagttaaatatgtATAGCGATAAAATCATTATAACCATCATATTCAGTAAGAGTCTAAAGactgatttaatttttaattcattttcatgaatatatttgttttattttacctaaatttctttgatataaatgcataaaagGTGCCACTGTTGATCCAGTTTCCATTTCAAGCTACCTgctatagatatatatttgcCGTTAGACATGCGCTGATTTTTGTCGGTGACCCAAATAAATAACTCCCTCTCTGCCCCATCCCACCCACTCATAAAATGTTTGACACATTTGTTTGAACTGTT
This window of the Drosophila albomicans strain 15112-1751.03 chromosome 2L, ASM965048v2, whole genome shotgun sequence genome carries:
- the LOC117565486 gene encoding endonuclease III-like protein 1, giving the protein MLKLYKVYIRTMSSQNKQSMPSLSSKLAKFQKVVKPKLIVNQEIKLQDIEDLPGGSAALYFSPRQTRKQRQSNTAVLKTDLPAKKARQIGKEEAPINSKATKTKIGSATIVECAVVPKYECDNKIDVNSIKAEKESFEIVPKLEHVDKIEVSSIKTELESPKKVPKCEPANGIKTEVDSPNANWCQQLENVRLMRSERPAPVDTQGCHQCADKNADEKTQRFHKLVALMLSSQTKDETTYEAMNRLKARSLTPANIQQMPVAELEKLLHPVSFYKNKAKYVKQTAQILIDKYNEDIPDNIKELLKLPGVGPKMAHICMATAWNQITGIGVDTHVHRICNRLAWLKKPTKEPEQTRVQLESWLPQELWAEVNHLFVGFGQTICTPLRPNCEGCLNRDICAASTAAKKK